A stretch of Henckelia pumila isolate YLH828 chromosome 4, ASM3356847v2, whole genome shotgun sequence DNA encodes these proteins:
- the LOC140864005 gene encoding uncharacterized protein isoform X1, producing MAAFVKKLVEKASLKKPGGLSDTLKPDDVEPRLVFHYGIPPGSLLLEYNSIRQILAIATKDGQIKLYGKDGSQALLESSETVPSKILLFMENQGVLVNINVNNHIEVWDIDTKCLSTVHQYEKEITSIGAMQHAPYLYVGDSAGYISVLRVDQEQRYIEQMKYHIPLSASHGKSNEVERDIAVKYILPQPTAETKRVLIIHCDGVIALWAIQESTVVVTSVSTTLQSLYQETKKVTAACWASTAGTKVAVGYSNGDILLWSVPCPSDSKTEQVSINEMSGGQITPVCKLNLGYKADKIPISKLKWIDTDGKSSRLYVLGISENFSINSQVVLLNEHTESRTIKLTLNPPESLVDFEIITSSIEHKRHDSLLLLGKSSHIYSYDDCLVERYLAQCQNKSSPSLPKEQMIKLPYGDSTITVTKFITSIPSMPCSSDEEFDIVTKNSLPLFPFERKLKEGSNSNSMTFSPLTRAKNLFLTGHDNGTINFWDASCPLFLQVASITQQSDDNFSVSGCALTALHFDFESHTLVSGDQSGMVRIYVFKSETFAPQSSFVSFQGISKKGSNHIINRIKLLKVNGTILSINMTKNLKQLAVGTDQGYVSLVDVEGPTILYQILIASEFAKGIISTHFETCSFHGFDKNVLLVATKDSSVLALECDSGNTLSSSPVRPKKPSRALYTRILVVQGISDNINSNNTMTKQSLVLLCSEKVVYVYSLSHLVQGVKKVLYKKKFNSSCFWASTFGSSDDGLVLLFTSGKIEIRSLPELSLAKETSIRGFAFSTLKSPSTSDIVVSSSQDGELIIINGNQELLFVSTLLQKEAYRLLDSVTQVFNKDLVHTQGCINISSAPLKEKKKGIFGSLVKDNNSKKSKTGLEVESQDSRRSIEELSTIFSKANFAIQSETETKVTLNEEDVELDIDDIDIEDVKEKPKGYPVLIAGLNKQNITNKFQAIKGKLKYAKVKNDKVPVHDEPQDEKTGAVDQIKKKYGYSSSAEPSVANIAKSKLSENMRKLQGISMKTTDMQDTAQSFYSMAREALRFAENEKNEKKGGS from the exons ATGGCTGCTTTCGTCAAGAAACTTGTTGAAAAGGCTTCTTTGAAGAAG CCTGGAGGGCTTTCAGATACTTTGAAACCTGATGATGTAGAACCTCGCTTGGTTTTCCATTATGGGATTCCACCAGGATCTTTGTTGCTGGAATACAACTCGATTCGACAAATCCTTGCTATTGCAACTAA AGATGGACAAATCAAATTGTATGGCAAAGATGGATCACAAGCTCTGCTGGAATCATCAGAAACAGTACCGAGCAAAATTTTGCTG TTTATGGAGAACCAAGGTGTCCTTGTGAATATAAATGTCAATAATCATATTGAG GTCTGGGATATAGATACAAAGTGTTTGTCCACTGTCCATCAGTATGAAAAGGAAATCACCTCAATTGGTGCCATGCAGCATGCACCTTACCT GTATGTTGGAGATTCTGCTGGTTATATATCAGTCCTGAGGGTCGATCAAGAGCAACGGTACATTGAACAGATGAAATACCATATTCCTCTTTCAGCTTCTCACG GCAAAAGTAATGAAGTGGAAAGAGACATTGCTGTAAAATATATACTGCCCCAACCTACAGCAGAAACTAAAAG GGTACTTATTATCCATTGTGATGGAGTTATTGCATTATGGGCAATTCAAGAAAGCACAGTTGTTGTTACTAGTGTTAGTACCACATTGCAATCTCTATATCAAGAAACAAAGAAGGTAACGGCAGCTTGTTGGGCATCCACTGCTGGCACTAAAGTTGCTGTTGGTTACAGCAATGGAGATATACTCCTGTGGAGTGTTCCATGTCCGTCTGATTCTAAGACCGAACAAGTATCAATAAATGAAATGAGTGGTGGTCAAATAACACCTGTTTGTAAGCTGAATCTTGGATACAAAGCTGACAAAATTCCAATATCGAAGTTAAAGTGGATTGATACAGATGGAAAATCAAGTCGACTATACGTTTTAGGGATCTCCGAAAATTTTTCTATCAACTCACAG GTAGTTCTACTAAATGAACATACTGAATCTCGCACAATTAAACTGACACTTAATCCCCCCGAGTCTCTGGTTGACTTCGAGATTATTACAAGCTCCATTGAACATAAAAGACACGATTCTCTTCTTTTGCTGGGGAAGTCAAGTCATATCTACTCCTATGATGATTGTTTGGTTGAAAGGTACCTGGCACAGTGCCAAAACAAATCGTCACCTTCGCTTCCGAAGGAGCAAATGATAAAGTTACCTTATGGAGATTCAACCATCACTGTAACAAAATTTATAACAAGTATTCCATCCATGCCATGCTCGTCAGATGAG GAATTCGATATTGTGACAAAAAACAGTTTGCCACTTTTTCCATTTGAAAGAAAGCTAAAAGAAGGAAGTAATTCAAATTCAATGACTTTTAGTCCACTTACCAGGGCCAAAAACCTGTTTTTAACCGGACATGATAACGGAACAATTAACTTCTGGGATGCTTCTTGCCCTCTTTTCCTTCAAGTAGCATCTATAACTCAACAG AGTGACGATAATTTTTCTGTGAGTGGCTGCGCCTTGACAGCATTGCACTTTGACTTCGAGTCTCATACTCTTGTGTCTGGAGATCAAAGTGGAATG GTTCGCATATACgtattcaaatctgaaacatttgCTCCTCAGAGCTCTTTTGTATCTTTCCAAG GAATTTCAAAGAAAGGAAGCAACCACATTATTAACAGAATCAAACTTCTCAAGGTTAATGGTACCATACTGTCCATAAACATGACCAAAAATCTAAAACAACTTGCTGTTGGGACAGACCAAGGATAT GTTTCGTTGGTTGATGTAGAAGGGCCTACCATCTTGTATCAAATACTCATTGCCAGTGAATTTGCAAAGGGGATCATTTCGACGCATTTTGAAACTTGCAGCTTCCATGGTTTTGACAAAAATGTTTTGCTTGTGGCAACAaaagattcatcagttttggcTCTCGAGTGTGACTCGGGAAATACACTAAGCTCCAGTCCGGTTCGTCCAAAGAAACCATCTAGAGCTTTATATACACGGATTTTGG TTGTACAAGGAATATCAGATAACATCAATTCCAACAACACCATGACAAAGCAATCATTAGTATTGCTTTGTTCTGAAAAAGTGGTTTATGTATATTCCTTATCGCATCTAGTCCAG GGTGTTAAGAAAGTACTCTATAAAAAGAAGTTCAATTCCTCGTGTTTCTGGGCATCAACTTTTGGATCTTCTGATGATGGACTTGTGCTTCTTTTCACAAGTGGAAAAATTGAGATAAG GTCGCTGCCTGAATTATCTCTTGCAAAGGAAACCTCAATCAGAGGCTTCGCATTTTCAACCTTGAAGTCACCCTCAACATCGGACATTGTAGTTTCATCATCCCAGGATGGTGAACTCATTATT ATCAATGGCAATCAAGAATTACTTTTTGTGTCAACTTTGCTACAGAAGGAAGCTTACAG GCTTCTGGACTCTGTTACCCAAGTTTTTAACAAAGACCTCGTCCACACCCAAGGGTGCATCAATATCTCTTCGGCTCCTCTCAAGGAAAAGAAAAAG GGCATATTTGGATCGTTGGTGAAAGACAATAACAGTAAAAAATCGAAGACTGGGCTTGAGGTGGAAAGCCAAGATTCTAGACGAAGTATTGAAGAACTATCAACGATATTTTCAAAAGCCAACTTCGCAATTCAAAGTGAAACTGAGACAAAGGTTACTCTGAATGAGGAAGATGTGGAGCTGGATATAG atgACATCGACATCGAGGACGTGAAAGAGAAACCAAAAGGATATCCAGTGCTTATAGCAGGATTGAACAAGCAGAATATTACAAACAAATTTCAGGCAATAAAAG GTAAGTTGAAATATGCGAAGGTTAAGAATGATAAAGTACCCGTGCATGATGAGCCACAAGACGAGAAGACTGGTGCCGTTGatcaaataaagaaaaaatacgGCTATTCGTCTTCTGCT GAGCCGAGTGTTGCGAATATTGCTAAGTCCAAGCTCAGTGAAAATATGAGGAAATTGCAG GGAATCAGCATGAAAACTACAGACATGCAGGATACCGCGCAATCATTTTATTCAATGGCCAGAGAGGCGCTGCGGTTTGCTGAAAATGAGAAAAACGAGAAGAAGGGTGGCTCCTGA
- the LOC140864005 gene encoding uncharacterized protein isoform X2 has product MENQGVLVNINVNNHIEVWDIDTKCLSTVHQYEKEITSIGAMQHAPYLYVGDSAGYISVLRVDQEQRYIEQMKYHIPLSASHGKSNEVERDIAVKYILPQPTAETKRVLIIHCDGVIALWAIQESTVVVTSVSTTLQSLYQETKKVTAACWASTAGTKVAVGYSNGDILLWSVPCPSDSKTEQVSINEMSGGQITPVCKLNLGYKADKIPISKLKWIDTDGKSSRLYVLGISENFSINSQVVLLNEHTESRTIKLTLNPPESLVDFEIITSSIEHKRHDSLLLLGKSSHIYSYDDCLVERYLAQCQNKSSPSLPKEQMIKLPYGDSTITVTKFITSIPSMPCSSDEEFDIVTKNSLPLFPFERKLKEGSNSNSMTFSPLTRAKNLFLTGHDNGTINFWDASCPLFLQVASITQQSDDNFSVSGCALTALHFDFESHTLVSGDQSGMVRIYVFKSETFAPQSSFVSFQGISKKGSNHIINRIKLLKVNGTILSINMTKNLKQLAVGTDQGYVSLVDVEGPTILYQILIASEFAKGIISTHFETCSFHGFDKNVLLVATKDSSVLALECDSGNTLSSSPVRPKKPSRALYTRILVVQGISDNINSNNTMTKQSLVLLCSEKVVYVYSLSHLVQGVKKVLYKKKFNSSCFWASTFGSSDDGLVLLFTSGKIEIRSLPELSLAKETSIRGFAFSTLKSPSTSDIVVSSSQDGELIIINGNQELLFVSTLLQKEAYRLLDSVTQVFNKDLVHTQGCINISSAPLKEKKKGIFGSLVKDNNSKKSKTGLEVESQDSRRSIEELSTIFSKANFAIQSETETKVTLNEEDVELDIDDIDIEDVKEKPKGYPVLIAGLNKQNITNKFQAIKGKLKYAKVKNDKVPVHDEPQDEKTGAVDQIKKKYGYSSSAEPSVANIAKSKLSENMRKLQGISMKTTDMQDTAQSFYSMAREALRFAENEKNEKKGGS; this is encoded by the exons ATGGAGAACCAAGGTGTCCTTGTGAATATAAATGTCAATAATCATATTGAG GTCTGGGATATAGATACAAAGTGTTTGTCCACTGTCCATCAGTATGAAAAGGAAATCACCTCAATTGGTGCCATGCAGCATGCACCTTACCT GTATGTTGGAGATTCTGCTGGTTATATATCAGTCCTGAGGGTCGATCAAGAGCAACGGTACATTGAACAGATGAAATACCATATTCCTCTTTCAGCTTCTCACG GCAAAAGTAATGAAGTGGAAAGAGACATTGCTGTAAAATATATACTGCCCCAACCTACAGCAGAAACTAAAAG GGTACTTATTATCCATTGTGATGGAGTTATTGCATTATGGGCAATTCAAGAAAGCACAGTTGTTGTTACTAGTGTTAGTACCACATTGCAATCTCTATATCAAGAAACAAAGAAGGTAACGGCAGCTTGTTGGGCATCCACTGCTGGCACTAAAGTTGCTGTTGGTTACAGCAATGGAGATATACTCCTGTGGAGTGTTCCATGTCCGTCTGATTCTAAGACCGAACAAGTATCAATAAATGAAATGAGTGGTGGTCAAATAACACCTGTTTGTAAGCTGAATCTTGGATACAAAGCTGACAAAATTCCAATATCGAAGTTAAAGTGGATTGATACAGATGGAAAATCAAGTCGACTATACGTTTTAGGGATCTCCGAAAATTTTTCTATCAACTCACAG GTAGTTCTACTAAATGAACATACTGAATCTCGCACAATTAAACTGACACTTAATCCCCCCGAGTCTCTGGTTGACTTCGAGATTATTACAAGCTCCATTGAACATAAAAGACACGATTCTCTTCTTTTGCTGGGGAAGTCAAGTCATATCTACTCCTATGATGATTGTTTGGTTGAAAGGTACCTGGCACAGTGCCAAAACAAATCGTCACCTTCGCTTCCGAAGGAGCAAATGATAAAGTTACCTTATGGAGATTCAACCATCACTGTAACAAAATTTATAACAAGTATTCCATCCATGCCATGCTCGTCAGATGAG GAATTCGATATTGTGACAAAAAACAGTTTGCCACTTTTTCCATTTGAAAGAAAGCTAAAAGAAGGAAGTAATTCAAATTCAATGACTTTTAGTCCACTTACCAGGGCCAAAAACCTGTTTTTAACCGGACATGATAACGGAACAATTAACTTCTGGGATGCTTCTTGCCCTCTTTTCCTTCAAGTAGCATCTATAACTCAACAG AGTGACGATAATTTTTCTGTGAGTGGCTGCGCCTTGACAGCATTGCACTTTGACTTCGAGTCTCATACTCTTGTGTCTGGAGATCAAAGTGGAATG GTTCGCATATACgtattcaaatctgaaacatttgCTCCTCAGAGCTCTTTTGTATCTTTCCAAG GAATTTCAAAGAAAGGAAGCAACCACATTATTAACAGAATCAAACTTCTCAAGGTTAATGGTACCATACTGTCCATAAACATGACCAAAAATCTAAAACAACTTGCTGTTGGGACAGACCAAGGATAT GTTTCGTTGGTTGATGTAGAAGGGCCTACCATCTTGTATCAAATACTCATTGCCAGTGAATTTGCAAAGGGGATCATTTCGACGCATTTTGAAACTTGCAGCTTCCATGGTTTTGACAAAAATGTTTTGCTTGTGGCAACAaaagattcatcagttttggcTCTCGAGTGTGACTCGGGAAATACACTAAGCTCCAGTCCGGTTCGTCCAAAGAAACCATCTAGAGCTTTATATACACGGATTTTGG TTGTACAAGGAATATCAGATAACATCAATTCCAACAACACCATGACAAAGCAATCATTAGTATTGCTTTGTTCTGAAAAAGTGGTTTATGTATATTCCTTATCGCATCTAGTCCAG GGTGTTAAGAAAGTACTCTATAAAAAGAAGTTCAATTCCTCGTGTTTCTGGGCATCAACTTTTGGATCTTCTGATGATGGACTTGTGCTTCTTTTCACAAGTGGAAAAATTGAGATAAG GTCGCTGCCTGAATTATCTCTTGCAAAGGAAACCTCAATCAGAGGCTTCGCATTTTCAACCTTGAAGTCACCCTCAACATCGGACATTGTAGTTTCATCATCCCAGGATGGTGAACTCATTATT ATCAATGGCAATCAAGAATTACTTTTTGTGTCAACTTTGCTACAGAAGGAAGCTTACAG GCTTCTGGACTCTGTTACCCAAGTTTTTAACAAAGACCTCGTCCACACCCAAGGGTGCATCAATATCTCTTCGGCTCCTCTCAAGGAAAAGAAAAAG GGCATATTTGGATCGTTGGTGAAAGACAATAACAGTAAAAAATCGAAGACTGGGCTTGAGGTGGAAAGCCAAGATTCTAGACGAAGTATTGAAGAACTATCAACGATATTTTCAAAAGCCAACTTCGCAATTCAAAGTGAAACTGAGACAAAGGTTACTCTGAATGAGGAAGATGTGGAGCTGGATATAG atgACATCGACATCGAGGACGTGAAAGAGAAACCAAAAGGATATCCAGTGCTTATAGCAGGATTGAACAAGCAGAATATTACAAACAAATTTCAGGCAATAAAAG GTAAGTTGAAATATGCGAAGGTTAAGAATGATAAAGTACCCGTGCATGATGAGCCACAAGACGAGAAGACTGGTGCCGTTGatcaaataaagaaaaaatacgGCTATTCGTCTTCTGCT GAGCCGAGTGTTGCGAATATTGCTAAGTCCAAGCTCAGTGAAAATATGAGGAAATTGCAG GGAATCAGCATGAAAACTACAGACATGCAGGATACCGCGCAATCATTTTATTCAATGGCCAGAGAGGCGCTGCGGTTTGCTGAAAATGAGAAAAACGAGAAGAAGGGTGGCTCCTGA